Below is a window of Komagataella phaffii GS115 chromosome 1, complete sequence DNA.
GCACCACAGCAAATTGGATTAATTTATCTCAGCATTCTGtctttcttccagtttAATTTCCTTGGACCTATACATGCAAAGGTATCTCAGGATTTAAGGCGATGGCATTTTGTCCTCTACAGAATGATAGCATCTCAGATATCATTTCTAGTACTGTCGTTAGCATTTACGTTGGTTAGTGTAGCATTTCAGGTAGATTTTTCCAGGGGATGGTCTCATGGGGGAATTGCAGTGGCATGGATGTTTTCATACTTAACGATGGCAGCTGCTGGAGGCTATAACGAAAATATGGCCCTTTATGCTTTTGCAACTTATCCACCCCTGGTAGGATTTGGAATGTTGGGGTTCGTGATTGTGAATGTGGCTCCAACGTTTGCACCGTTAGAGCTCTCACCCGGCTTTTACCAATACGGAAAAGCAATGCCTCTCTACAATGGGTTCCAACTCTTAAGGACGGTACTCTTTGGGACTACCAAGAAGCACATTGGATTGAACATTGGGGTACTCTTCGCATGGATTATCGCGATGAATGCATTATTACCATTTAGTTTAAGCTTCTTTGcgaagaagaagtcacAAGAGGCAACTGCGGCTAAAGAAGCGGCACAAGCTGAAGCGGCACAAGCTGCCAAATAAAAAAACTCGGAAATAGTTTGATTAGCACACATGACCTTGTCTCCATGTTCAGCCGTACTCTTGGTGTTAACCTGGTGGAGTACTAAAAATAAAGTTCGGTCCACCCCGGCTAAATCCTCAAATCGGGAGGCCGCTTGCGCTGCTCCGGAGGTCCCTGCCGTGTGGCCGTATACCCCATGAttaaaaaagaaaaatctgcCTAGAACGTTTTCTTTGCGCGCTGCTTACGGCGGCTCGGAGTAGGCTATAGCAATTTGCCCTTAATCATATGCGAAAAGAAAGGGGTGTGTGAGTGATAGCAGGGTGCGGTTTTAATGGGTTACCGCCAACTGGGAGAAAACGAAAATTAGAGTGGCACATAAGTGACACACTGTTAATCCTAATAGAGCCAAGTGTTGCACTTTCCTTGGTGACGGTTAGATCGTTACTTTGAACCAAAAATCTTTCGTTGCATAACTCTTCCCCCCACGAAATTGACAGATTTAGTGGATTAAGTTTTCCCGAACACCCCTCATCCGTGCTTCCGCACCCCAATACAGTTAACTCCACCCTCGCTTTTTTTCCCCGGATAATGTAAACACCGTTACCCCCACGTTATATTATATAGATGGTTGTAACcagtaattttttttcctgcCCCAAATAGACTAGTAGGAGTCATTCTCTAACCGATTGGAGTTTATTTGACTTGATATAAATAAAAAAACGTTTTCCCCAACTCGGACATTGTTGTGCCAGAACACTAATATGTCCGCCTCTCAATTTATGAAACTACCCTCATTGCAGCCTTCTTCGGAGCAGAATGCTTTACCTCCGTTGAGAAGTTTGGCTGCTGGATTATTTCCAACGAGGCTGATGTCTGAGAACTCTTTATCAATGCAACACAACAGTTCAGCGTTCCTGGATTCGTATTCACTTTCTCGGGGGTCGTTGTCACCGCCCATGTCGCAGGGTCTAGAGTCCATCGGAAGACGATCTTTGCCAAGTCTTCCAACGTTTTCGTTTGGAGACGTTCGCAACAACTCACTAACGTCTACGTCGTCCCGAGCTTCTTCCCTCAGTGGAGACGACGTTGAATCCACCCCATCAGTGCCAAATTCTCCAGGATCTATACATGCCCCTGGGTCGATTAGTTCCTTGCGGGGAAAAAGGCGTCAGAGAAGTGGACCATCGTGTGATGCTTGTCGCGTGAGGAAAGTCAAATGTGATGCAGAGATAATCATATCTGATTACCAGGACTTGAGTATAGATGAGAAGCTCATGTTCGATAAGAACACACAGGATAACCAGACGTTTCAGCTGAGCAACGGGTTCACCATCCTGAAGACTTTGGTCAACATCAAATCTTCGAGGGATGAGAAGTACATCAAGTATAGATCTTGTACTGCTTGTAACAACAGAACTTTGAAATGCTGTTTCTCCAAAGGCTTCACGAGGAACGATATTGTCAAGTAcaacaagttcaaatcgGAGTCCTCTGATGAAGAGTGCTCCGTCGCTAAGAGGGCCAAAACAGCACAAACAACCCCTCCTCCGTCGACTAACTTCGACAGCAGCAGCTCCTCTTTGTCTCCAAAGTCGACTCTTACGGCACCCTCGTCGGTAACTCCGCCACTGCTGCCAGCAAGACGATCGTCTTGTCTTAATTGTCGAtccaagaagatcaagtGCGCACGACTAGAAGACTCTGAGCGATGTACACATTGCGATAAAAAGGATCTGTGTTGCAGCTTTGAATGAATGGAGCATTTTGGTGTTTAAACTTGTGGGGCCTCTGGTTAGGTTTGATATATTAATTGGTACTGATACGATATGATAGGATAATGATATAATGAAATGACGATTACTGAATACAAAATCTCGACCGTAGTGGGCCTCCTTCTAGGTTGATCTTTGGGGAAGACTTTTTTCGCGTCTAGATAATTTTTCCTTTGCAATATATTTCATACGTTTATTGCAGAGCTAATAGCCCTTTCTACGCTATTAACGGTCGCTTCTATGAGTAGTAAGACAGAGCATAAGCGCCGTAAACTTTACAAGTCACGGATCATACGAACTGAGTTGCAGGATCCTTCTTTTAAAGATGAACGACTGAATGTTGAGGAGTTCCTGAAAAGTAGGGAATTCGAAGTGAATCAGCTTCAAATGGCACAATTAAAgtcaaaaaagaactctTCCACAAGATGCTTCCAAAGTCTACCTAGAAGTATGCGTCGTCGAACTGCCTCCCATAATATTAAACGGGTTCCCAGAAGACTGCGTCCCAGAATGATTAGAGAGATGACATCAAATAATGGGTCAATTCTCTCCAAAAAACCCAAACACAGTCGGGGAAGGGAACTCTATAAGCTAAAAAGGCTTCATCGTCTACTCAAACTGGCTACTGTAGCAAAGAGTAAGGGAAAACCACTGGATCTGCCTACTGGAATTgacttgaaggaaaaattaAGGATAGTGAGATCCCATATCGCTGAGCTCCAAAATGCCAAAGATGCTGAGGTGCAAACTTATGACAACATGCATTTAAAGTTTATCAAACTTCACCAGCAATCCTTAAACAACAAACTAGGATCAATGGATAACACGGCAGTTAACGAACTTGCCGTGTTCAAACCACATGCTCTGAAATACTCAAATagacaaaagaaattcaaatgGCTACCAACTCATGTATGGCATGCTAAACGAGCCCATATGGTCAAGAGGTGGGGATTTAACATTGCTCTTCAACCAAGCCAGAAATGCTATAGAGCTACACATAGAAACTACCTGCATTCACACTGCATTGCTTGGGATACTTCCTACATCGGCACCATCATTTTGCATCACTCCACGTCCCTAACACCTTTGATTCACTTAGTAGGTCAATTGACAAAAAATGAAGCTGTTAAACCCAAGTTTCTCAAAAATCATAAAATCTGGGAAGGAATCATATATCATGAAAATAACAGCATTGGCCAGTCACAGATTATCTGGCAGGATTTGCCTAATGTCAAACAATGTATACTGAGAGTCCATCCTTCCCTTTACGagtcatttttcaaactgctTCTCAAGCTATCCCCAAAAGATGTCACAGTTTTTGATTGTAGATACAGTTTGGCCTCATTTCAAGTTACTGGTCCTGCCGCTTTGACAGCATTGGGCGCAGTTATGAAAACGGCTGATAATAAtgaaaattggaaacaaCTTTGTTCTTTTAGGGATAACTCAATGGTCCCCACAGGTTCATCCATTTCGTTCTATATCAATGACCCCAGATATCTCAATAAACCACACAAATACCATCATAATATTAGAGAGGATGAGTTGGACCTAATCATTGCtatcaaagaaggaaaagtaTTTGACTCTGGGagctttgaagatttatTTACCTATCAAGGAAGAATCAAGTCTTACAAGAATCAACCCTCGCTCAAGGACCTGGATCTCAGGCGCAACATCATTGTGAACAACGATAATGTGGACAACTTAGGGAAGACCCTTCCAAGAAACCCCGACGATCCACTGGTACCTATTCATTTGAGCAAGTTAGAGAATGGATACTACCAAGTGATTGTCCCCTGGTATTGGAATTTGCCTGTTTGGTATAAACTCATGAGGTTCCCAGAAGTCAGATACGGAGGCCTTCGTCAGATGCACCAGTTGAACCTAGAGACTAACCGACCCACCTACCCCTTTGATTATCCTTTCTGGTACCACGGATTTTTGTCGTCTTTTATTCAAGGACAAGAGTTTCAGAAGAAATGGGAACTTCGACCAAAGGGGAAGCGGTTGAACTATAGTAAGCTGAAAATTCATAATTTACCTGGAGAGTTACTTGGGGAACTAGGCGATCCATTTGTGAGTGACTGGAGGTACTtacaagttcttcaatatGCATTAAAAGTGCATAAGGAATGTGTTCACCTGGATCCTTCATCGTTTGATGTTTCGAATTGGACCACTCTTGGCCATAGGTGTCTCAAACAGCTACAGGATGTATATGAATGCGTTAGAGACGTCCAAAGGCAAGATTCGGAGTTTGAGAATGcagatgaagagaagatACTTCCAATTCCCGTTAAGTATAAAGGAGAATATCAGTTTGACCCCACAAAGATCGATAAAGTCAGCGTTGTTATCCGTGATGAAATCCCTAAACTACCAGTAACGCTGATTTCAGTGGAAATTGAAGGTACTGGTCACATTGCGACCAATGCCAGACTATATCAGGTACCCAGCCATGACTGGCAGAGTTGGTTGGAGAATAACGACCAAAAACCCGTACGAGCTAAGTATTTGGTCGGCTTCATCACTACGGGAACCATAAACTTGGCAACCGGTAAACACACCGGGATTGGCTGCATGAGTCACGAAGTGAACCAATTACTCAATAAG
It encodes the following:
- a CDS encoding Putative transcription factor; translated protein: MSASQFMKLPSLQPSSEQNALPPLRSLAAGLFPTRLMSENSLSMQHNSSAFLDSYSLSRGSLSPPMSQGLESIGRRSLPSLPTFSFGDVRNNSLTSTSSRASSLSGDDVESTPSVPNSPGSIHAPGSISSLRGKRRQRSGPSCDACRVRKVKCDAEIIISDYQDLSIDEKLMFDKNTQDNQTFQLSNGFTILKTLVNIKSSRDEKYIKYRSCTACNNRTLKCCFSKGFTRNDIVKYNKFKSESSDEECSVAKRAKTAQTTPPPSTNFDSSSSSLSPKSTLTAPSSVTPPLLPARRSSCLNCRSKKIKCARLEDSERCTHCDKKDLCCSFE
- a CDS encoding Subunit of both RNase MRP, which cleaves pre-rRNA, and nuclear RNase P — protein: MSSKTEHKRRKLYKSRIIRTELQDPSFKDERLNVEEFLKSREFEVNQLQMAQLKSKKNSSTRCFQSLPRSMRRRTASHNIKRVPRRLRPRMIREMTSNNGSILSKKPKHSRGRELYKLKRLHRLLKLATVAKSKGKPLDLPTGIDLKEKLRIVRSHIAELQNAKDAEVQTYDNMHLKFIKLHQQSLNNKLGSMDNTAVNELAVFKPHALKYSNRQKKFKWLPTHVWHAKRAHMVKRWGFNIALQPSQKCYRATHRNYLHSHCIAWDTSYIGTIILHHSTSLTPLIHLVGQLTKNEAVKPKFLKNHKIWEGIIYHENNSIGQSQIIWQDLPNVKQCILRVHPSLYESFFKLLLKLSPKDVTVFDCRYSLASFQVTGPAALTALGAVMKTADNNENWKQLCSFRDNSMVPTGSSISFYINDPRYLNKPHKYHHNIREDELDLIIAIKEGKVFDSGSFEDLFTYQGRIKSYKNQPSLKDLDLRRNIIVNNDNVDNLGKTLPRNPDDPLVPIHLSKLENGYYQVIVPWYWNLPVWYKLMRFPEVRYGGLRQMHQLNLETNRPTYPFDYPFWYHGFLSSFIQGQEFQKKWELRPKGKRLNYSKLKIHNLPGELLGELGDPFVSDWRYLQVLQYALKVHKECVHLDPSSFDVSNWTTLGHRCLKQLQDVYECVRDVQRQDSEFENADEEKILPIPVKYKGEYQFDPTKIDKVSVVIRDEIPKLPVTLISVEIEGTGHIATNARLYQVPSHDWQSWLENNDQKPVRAKYLVGFITTGTINLATGKHTGIGCMSHEVNQLLNKEKHHHLLLRNVGEVTFRLVKFQDIPL